The Lysobacter enzymogenes DNA segment CGATCCTGGCGCCGCGCGCGCGCATCGGCGCGGTCGATCCCTACGCCGACGAGTACGGCTACATGTGGTACCGCAAGCGCCTGCGCGTCGGCGCCGGCGAAGTCCCGGTGGTGTTCGCCTCGGGCAACGGCGGCAACAAGCTCTACCTGGTGCCGTCGCTGCGCATGGTGGTGGCGATCCAGTCCAGCGCCTACGGCCGCGGCTACGGCCAGCGCCGCTCGCAGGACATCCTGCGCGCGCTGCTCGGCGCCGCGCCGACGCGCGCCGACGGAACTGAGAAATCGCGCTGAACGCTTCATTGATTGTCATAAAACCCCTATTTTTATAGGGTTTTTGCGACGCGCGACACGCGACATCCGAAGGCCTGAGACCCCCGGACGCGACACTGTGCTCCACGACGGAGGACAGGTCATGGAACAGCTCATCTTCACCGTCATCGGCGCCCTGCTCACCTGGGCTTTCTACTTCATCCAACGCATCGCCGAGCGCCGCGGCACCGTCGACGCGATCGAGCGCGGCAAGCAGTTGCTCGCGCTCAAGCAGGAACTGGACGGCGCGCACACCAGCGTCGAGGAACTGCAGCGCTTCGAGAGCCGCCTGATCGGCAAGGCCGAGCACGCCGCGCGCGTGGCCGACAGCTACGTCGGCAAGGCCGAGGCGATCGCCCGCGACCAGGGCGATGCCGCGGTCAGCCAGGCCGACATGAACCAGCAGGCCGTGGCCGAGCTCGGCCGCGAGCAGGCGCGCCTGGACGCGGTGGTCGCGCACCTGCGCGACCGGCTCGACGGCGACGGCCGCGCCGCGTTCGAGCGCGTCCACGACGCCTGGATGGCGTTCCGCGAACAGCACGCGCGCTTCGTCGCCCAGTCGTATTCGTCCGGCTCGGTGCGGCCGCTGATCTACGCGGTGACGATGGAAAGCATCACCGTGGCCTGGATCAACGAGCTGGAGACCCAGCTCGGCGAAGGCGGCTGATCGCCGCGAACGCAGCACTCCCCCTGTAGGAGCGGCGCGAGCCGCGACCGCGACATCGCGCCTACGACGCAAGCGCGGTTTCGCGGTCGCGGCTCGCGCCGCTCCTACAGTCGTGCTTCGGGCTTCGTGCTACGGTGCGGCCCTGTCCCCCAAGTCGGATCCGCCATGTCCGTCACCGCCCAAGAAGTCGTCGCGTTCTGGCGCGACGCCGGCCCCGACCGCTGGTTCGACCGCAGCGACCGCTTCGACCAGCAATGCCGCAGCGGCTTCCTCGAAGCGCATTTCGCCGCGGCGCGGCGCGAGCACGACGACTGGGTCGAACGCGACGCCGAGTCGGCGCTGGCGTTGCTGATCCTGCTCGACCAGATCCCGCGCAACGTGTTCCGCGGCAGCGCGCATGCCTTCGCCACCGATCCGCTGGCGCGCCAATACGCCCGGCGCGCGCTGGAATTGGGCCACGACCAAAAGATCGAGGCGCCGCTGCGGCCGTTCTTCTACCTGCCGCTGGAGCATTCGGAAGACCTCGCCGACCAGCAGCGCTCGGTCGAGCTGCACCGCGCCCTGCCGCCGTCGGCCGACGGCAGCGATCCGGCGCAGTGGGCCGTGCAGCACCAACAGATCGTCGAGCGCTTCGGCCGCTTTCCGCACCGCAACCCGGCGCTGGGCCGGGCGACCACGGCCGAGGAGCAGGCCTACCTCGACGGCGGCGGCTTCAAGGGCTGAGGCGCGCGGCTGGTTCGGCGCGGCCGTCGCGCCGTGATGCGGATGCGGCCCGGCGCGGTCGAGGCGGATAGCGACGATATGCAGCGCCCACGCGCGAGCAAGAACGAAAAGGCCGCGTAGAAACGGTGCGGGGCGGCCAAGGCTGCGTAAAGACGACTCGGAGCGGCCGGCTCGCAAGAACGGTTCGCGGCGCCCTGGGCCGCGCAAAAAACCAATCGAGGCCGCCAGCTTCCGTAGAAACGACTCGGGGCGGCCAAGGCCGCCCCGATTCTGCAAAACCGCCGCGAAGCGCGCTCAGCCCATCGAGCGCGAGCGGCTCTCGTTCTGCTGCTGGGCCAGCTGCTGATCGCGCTGCGTTTCCTGCCCCCGCACCGAGCGGTCGACCTGCTCGGTGCTCGCCACCAGCGTCTGCTGCATGGCCTGCTCGGTCGGCACCGACACCGCGTTGTGGTGAACCGAGCGCGGATCGCCCTGGACCGCGAACAGG contains these protein-coding regions:
- a CDS encoding DUF924 family protein codes for the protein MSVTAQEVVAFWRDAGPDRWFDRSDRFDQQCRSGFLEAHFAAARREHDDWVERDAESALALLILLDQIPRNVFRGSAHAFATDPLARQYARRALELGHDQKIEAPLRPFFYLPLEHSEDLADQQRSVELHRALPPSADGSDPAQWAVQHQQIVERFGRFPHRNPALGRATTAEEQAYLDGGGFKG
- a CDS encoding lysozyme inhibitor LprI family protein, with the protein product MEQLIFTVIGALLTWAFYFIQRIAERRGTVDAIERGKQLLALKQELDGAHTSVEELQRFESRLIGKAEHAARVADSYVGKAEAIARDQGDAAVSQADMNQQAVAELGREQARLDAVVAHLRDRLDGDGRAAFERVHDAWMAFREQHARFVAQSYSSGSVRPLIYAVTMESITVAWINELETQLGEGG